TAGCAGGTGGAGCAGCTCCAGCAGCAGAAGAAAAAGATTCATTTGATGTTGTATTAAAGAGCTTCGGTGCAAAGAAAATAAACGTAATTAAAGTAGTTAGAGAAATTACAGGATTAGGTCTTAAAGAAGCAAAAGACTTAGTAGAAAAAGCAGGAACACCAGACGCAGTAGTTAAAGAAGGAGCTTCAAAAGACGAAGCAGAAGAATTAAAGAAAAAATTAGAAGAAGCTGGCGCAGAAGTAGAATTGAAGTAATTTCTTAAAGAAAAATAAACTTTTATATGATATAATTGTTCCGCATCAGACTAACGTCTGATGCGGTATTGTTTTGCTAATAAAATTTCAGGAAGACGAGGTGATTCTTTGTGAACACCCGGGTGTTAAAAGTGGGTAAAAGAGAAAGGCATTTTTTTGGTAAGGTAAAGGAAGATTTAAACCTTTATCATGATTTGTTGGAGATTCAGCTTAACTCCTATGAATGGTTTATTAAACATGGAGTTAAAGAGGTGCTTGATAAATATGCACCAATTACCGTTGAATTAAAAGGGAAGAGAAAAGCAAAAATCTCGCTTGAATTTACAGATGTATGGATTGAAGATCCGCTTTTTGAGGAAATGGAATGTAAGGAAAAAGGACTTTCTTACGTAGTTCCTCTAAAAGCAAAAATAAGAATAACAGATCACAGTACTGGGGAAATCATTGAACCCAGTGATTCGTTATTTTTTGGGAATATTCCAAAGATTACAGATAGAAGCACCTTTATTATCAATGGTGCGGAGAGGGTAGTAGTTAACCAGCTTGTTAGATCGCCTGGTGTATACTTTGTTAGTGAAGAACAAAAAAGCGTGAAACAAACAAGACCACATTTTGTAGCTCATTTCCTTCCTGTAAAAGGGGCATGGCTTGAAATAATATACAATCCAAATCCAGGTAAAGATTTCTTACAAATTAGAATCGATAGAAAAAGAAAATTCAATTACTTCCTATTCTTAAGGGCTTTGGGTTACGACTCAGATTTAGCTTTGTTAGATCTCTATCCAGAAACAATTAGTTTAAATTATGATCTAACAGAATATATTGAAAGAGGCGTAACAATCCTTTCAGACATAAAAGTTCCAGAAGGCTCAGAATTATACAAAGAAACAAAAACATTTAGAGGAGTAAAATTAACAGAAAAAATAGTTGAAATGCTCTTAGATTTAAATGTAACAGAAATAAAAGTTGCACATATTGTAGCGCAAAATACACTTGAAATGTTTAAAAAATCATATGAATCAGATGGAAATTTATTAACTCCTGAAGAAGCTTATAAAGAATTATTCAAAAAACTCAGACCTGGTGAAATTCCAAGAGTTAATATAGCTACAGATTACATAAATAATCTCTACTTTAATCCTAATACATTCGATTTCTCATTAATTGGTAGAAAGAAAATCGTCAACAGAATGGGCGATGTATACAGGAAATATTTAATAGAAGTAGAGGGAAAAGATATAGATAAAAGTGAAGATGTAGAATATCCTCATAAAGATGAAAAAACATTAACAAAACTCGACTTAATTCTTGCATCAAGACATTTACTTGAAATGAAAAATAACCCGGAACTCCTTGATACAAGAGATCATCTTGGTAATAAACGTGTAAGATCAGTTGGGGAATTAATGCAAATTGAATTTGAAAGATCATTCTCAAAAATGCTTCCTGTGTTGAATGAAAAATTAAGTATAGTTCAAAATATACAAAAATTAAATCCAAATACTCTCGTTAATTCAAGAGCTATTATGACAACAATAAATCAATTCTTTGCAACAAGTCAGTTATCGCAGTTTATGGACCAGGTAAATCCCCTTTCTGAATTAACACATAAAAGAAGATTATCAGCAATAGGTCCGGGCGGTTTAAAGAGAGAACATGCAAAGTTTGAAGTTAGGGACGTTCACCATTCACATTATGGAAGAATGTGTCCTATTGAAACACCAGAAGGTGCCAATATCGGTTTAATTACTTCATTGGCAATTCTTTCAAGGGTTGATGAATTTGGATTCCTTGAAACACCATATTATAAAGTAAAAGATGGTAAGGTTTTATATGATAAAGGAGTATATTGGTTAACTGCAGATCAGGAAGAAGAAAAAATAATTGCTCCTGCATCTGTTGAAATAGATGAAAATGGAATGATTAAAGCTGAATATGTTGAAATTAGGCATGCCGGTAAAGTTACATATGTTCATAGAGAAGATGTAGAATTTATAGCAGTAACTCCAAAACAGATTGTATCTGTTTCAACATCATTAATACCATTCCTTGAACACGATGATGCTAACCGTGCGTTGATGGGTTCAAACATGCAGAGACAGGCAGTACCTTTAATGATTACAGAAGCACCATTTGTTGGGACAGGTGTTGAATGGTTAGCAGCAAGGGATTCAGGTTATGTAATTAAGGCAAAACATAGAGGAAAGGTTTCATACGTAGATGCTAAAACAATAATAATAAATAGAATAGATGAAGAAGGAAATGAAATATTAGATAAAAATGGAAATCCAGTTCAGGACAAATATACATTATGGAAATTCATAAGATCAAACCAGGATACAACAGTAAATCAAAGACCAATTGTTGAAATGGGTGAAGTTGTAGAAAAAGGAGATCCAATTGCAGATGGTCCTGCAATAGATATGGGAGAATTAGCACTTGGTAAAAATGTTCTTGTAGCATTTATGCCATGGGAAGGATACAACTTCGAAGATGCTATCCTTGTTAATGAAGAACTACTTGAAAGGGATACATTTACATCATTACATATAGAAGTATATGAAACAAAAGCAATGGATACACAACTTGGTCCAGAAGAAATTACAGCAGATATTCCTAACGTAAAGAAAGAGTCATTAAGAAACCTCGATGAAAACGGTATTGTAAGAGTTGGTGCATATGTAACTTCAGGTGATATACTTGTTGGTAAAGTTACACCAAGAGGAGAATCAGAAACATCACCAGAAGAAAAACTCATAAGATCCGTTTTTGGAGATAGAGGTAAGGATGTAAAAGATACATCATTAACAGTACCTCATGGAATTGAAGGTAGAGTTATTGATGTTAAAGTATATACAAGAAAAGATATTCCAGATTTAGAAACAGGTGTAAATCAATACGTAAAAGTTTATATAGCTTCAAAGAAAACATTAAATGTTGGAGATAAATTGGCAGGGCGTCACGGTAATAAGGGTGTTGTTTCAAACATCTTGAGAAAAGAAGATATGCCATTCCTGCCAAATGGAAAGCCAATTGAAATGATCCTTAGTCCTTTAGGGGTTCCATCACGTATGAACCTTGGGCAGGTTTTAGAAATGCACCTTGGTTGGTTAGCAAAATTAACAGGAAGACATTTTGCAACACCAATATTTGATGGTGCAAAAGAATATGAAATAATGGAAGAATTATATAAAGCAAGAAAAAACAACAGAATGGACGAATTAGATGCAGTTCGTAAAGAATATGGTCTTGATCTTGGTGACGATCCAAAAACAGAAAGTGGAAAGATCGTATTAAGAGATGGAAGAACAGGAGAACCATTTGATTATCCTATTGCAATAGGATATATGTACATGTTAAGACTTGTGCATATTGCGAAAGATAAAATGCACGCACGTTCTACAGGTCCATATTCATTAATTCACCAGCAACCACTTGGAGGTAAAGCTCACTTTGGTGGTCAGAGATTTGGTGAAATGGAAGTTTGGGCTTTGGAAGCATATGGTGCAGCACATACATTAACAGAAATGCTTACATACAAATCAGATGATATTAAAGGAAGAAATGAAGTATATAAAGCAATCTTAAATGGTAAGAATTTACCTGATCCTGGAATTCCAGAAAGTTTCAAAGTTCTTGTAAAGGAATTACAGGGATTAATGCTCGATGTTCGTTTGTATGATGAGGACGGTAACGAATTAGATGTTGACAAATTATAAAATCCCCTCAAGGAGGGTAAAGCATGGGTAAAATGACTTCTTCTTTCAAAAGGAAAATCGCAAAAATAAAGGTAGGTATAGCTTCACCAGAAAGAATTAGAGAATGGTCATTTGGTGAAGTAAAAAAACCAGAAACTATTAATCACAGAACATTTAAACCAGAAAGAGATGGACTTTTCTGTGAAAAAATATTTGGTCCTGTAAAGGATTACGAATGTAACTGTGGAAGATATAAAGGTAAAAAGTATGAAGGTACAGTATGTGAAAAGTGTGGAGTTAGAGTAGAGTCAAAAGAAGCCAGAAGAAGAAAAATGGGGCATATTGAATTAGCTGCCCCTGTAGTACATATCTGGTTCTTAAAATCATCTCCATCTATTTTATCAATATTATTAAATATACCTGTAAAAGAATTGGAAAACATAATCTACTACGGATCAAAAAGGGTAGTAGAAAAAATATGGCTTATTACAGATCCAAAAGACACAGATATGTTCGATTATGGAGATCTTCTCCATAATACAGAGTATGAAATATTTAAAGAAAAAATGGATTTTGATGTTGAACAGGCAGTAAAAGTATTACATGTAAAAGAAAAACCTGTTGCTAAAAGATCCGGGGTAGTAAGCATTGAAACAGAACTTACACAGACAAAACATGAAATCACATGGGTTAAAATAAAAGATGAAAACGGTGTAGAAGAAAAATGGCCAATCTTTGAAGGTGCAACATTATACGTAGAAGATGGTGAAGAAGTAGAAGAAGGAACACAACTTGCAGATACATTCTTATATGAAGAAGAAATATTAACAGCAAGCGAATATTTAATATTTGAACAATTCTATCCATCAGCAATAGAAATAGAAAGAGATATAGAAAGAGATACACCTATACTTGTAATTACAGAAATTGATCCTGAAATTCAGGAAGAAATTGGAAAAGGTATAGGTAGCACATTATTACAGGAAGAATATGAAGCATATAAAGAGTTATATCATGACAGAATAACAGCTGATTATGGTGGAGAAGCAATAAAGAAGCTTCTTAGAAGTTTAGATTTACATGAATTAAAGA
This is a stretch of genomic DNA from Marinitoga piezophila KA3. It encodes these proteins:
- the rplL gene encoding 50S ribosomal protein L7/L12 translates to MTREELIQAIKEMTVAELAELVKALEDEFGVSAAAPVAVAAAPVAGGAAPAAEEKDSFDVVLKSFGAKKINVIKVVREITGLGLKEAKDLVEKAGTPDAVVKEGASKDEAEELKKKLEEAGAEVELK
- a CDS encoding DNA-directed RNA polymerase subunit beta, which produces MNTRVLKVGKRERHFFGKVKEDLNLYHDLLEIQLNSYEWFIKHGVKEVLDKYAPITVELKGKRKAKISLEFTDVWIEDPLFEEMECKEKGLSYVVPLKAKIRITDHSTGEIIEPSDSLFFGNIPKITDRSTFIINGAERVVVNQLVRSPGVYFVSEEQKSVKQTRPHFVAHFLPVKGAWLEIIYNPNPGKDFLQIRIDRKRKFNYFLFLRALGYDSDLALLDLYPETISLNYDLTEYIERGVTILSDIKVPEGSELYKETKTFRGVKLTEKIVEMLLDLNVTEIKVAHIVAQNTLEMFKKSYESDGNLLTPEEAYKELFKKLRPGEIPRVNIATDYINNLYFNPNTFDFSLIGRKKIVNRMGDVYRKYLIEVEGKDIDKSEDVEYPHKDEKTLTKLDLILASRHLLEMKNNPELLDTRDHLGNKRVRSVGELMQIEFERSFSKMLPVLNEKLSIVQNIQKLNPNTLVNSRAIMTTINQFFATSQLSQFMDQVNPLSELTHKRRLSAIGPGGLKREHAKFEVRDVHHSHYGRMCPIETPEGANIGLITSLAILSRVDEFGFLETPYYKVKDGKVLYDKGVYWLTADQEEEKIIAPASVEIDENGMIKAEYVEIRHAGKVTYVHREDVEFIAVTPKQIVSVSTSLIPFLEHDDANRALMGSNMQRQAVPLMITEAPFVGTGVEWLAARDSGYVIKAKHRGKVSYVDAKTIIINRIDEEGNEILDKNGNPVQDKYTLWKFIRSNQDTTVNQRPIVEMGEVVEKGDPIADGPAIDMGELALGKNVLVAFMPWEGYNFEDAILVNEELLERDTFTSLHIEVYETKAMDTQLGPEEITADIPNVKKESLRNLDENGIVRVGAYVTSGDILVGKVTPRGESETSPEEKLIRSVFGDRGKDVKDTSLTVPHGIEGRVIDVKVYTRKDIPDLETGVNQYVKVYIASKKTLNVGDKLAGRHGNKGVVSNILRKEDMPFLPNGKPIEMILSPLGVPSRMNLGQVLEMHLGWLAKLTGRHFATPIFDGAKEYEIMEELYKARKNNRMDELDAVRKEYGLDLGDDPKTESGKIVLRDGRTGEPFDYPIAIGYMYMLRLVHIAKDKMHARSTGPYSLIHQQPLGGKAHFGGQRFGEMEVWALEAYGAAHTLTEMLTYKSDDIKGRNEVYKAILNGKNLPDPGIPESFKVLVKELQGLMLDVRLYDEDGNELDVDKL